A portion of the Pseudomonas synxantha BG33R genome contains these proteins:
- a CDS encoding acyl-CoA dehydrogenase: MSETLLSSRNLAFELYEVLDAEGLTQRERFAEHNRETFDAAISTARSIAEKYFAPHNRKNDENEPRYEDGQAILIPEVKPAVDAFLEAGFLNAARSFEAGGMQLPTLLSQACFAHFQAANAASTSYPFLTMGAANLIESFGTEEQKQRFLQPMIDGRFFGTMALTEPHAGSSLSDIRTRAEPAADGSYRLKGNKIFISGGDHSLSENIVHMVLAKLPDAPAGVKGISLFIVPKFLVNDDGSLGERNDVLLAGLFHKMGWRGTTSTALNFGDNGNCVGYLVGKPHQGLSCMFQMMNEARIGVGMGAVMLGYAGYLYSLDYARERPQGRLPDSKDPGTAPVAIIQHADIKRMLLTQKAYVEGAFDLGLYAARLFDDTTTLATDTERKHAHELLDLLTPIVKSWPSEFCLKANELAIQILGGHGYTREYPVEQYYRDNRLNPIHEGTHGIQSLDLLGRKLAQNGGAGLKQLIRLIAETLARAQKYSSLTALREPLEQLVNRLQGVTIGLLTDLAQGKVNSSLANSALYLKVFGHTVIGWRWLEQAIRAEEGLAKGEAADAAFYKGKLQAARYFLTWEVPSCHHELAILEARDDTCLGMQDEWF; encoded by the coding sequence ATGTCCGAGACGCTGCTCAGTTCCCGCAATCTGGCTTTCGAGCTGTACGAAGTCCTCGATGCCGAGGGCCTGACCCAGCGTGAGCGGTTTGCCGAACACAATCGCGAAACCTTCGATGCAGCCATCAGCACGGCGCGCAGCATCGCAGAGAAGTACTTCGCCCCCCACAACCGCAAGAATGATGAAAACGAGCCGCGCTATGAAGACGGCCAGGCGATCCTGATTCCGGAAGTCAAACCGGCCGTGGACGCCTTCCTGGAAGCAGGCTTCCTCAACGCTGCGCGCAGTTTCGAAGCCGGTGGCATGCAGTTGCCGACGCTGTTGTCGCAGGCGTGTTTCGCGCACTTTCAAGCGGCCAACGCCGCATCGACCTCCTACCCGTTCCTGACCATGGGCGCCGCCAACCTGATCGAAAGCTTCGGCACCGAGGAGCAGAAGCAGCGCTTCCTGCAACCGATGATCGACGGACGCTTCTTCGGCACCATGGCCCTGACCGAGCCCCATGCCGGCTCCTCGCTGTCAGATATTCGAACCCGCGCAGAACCGGCGGCTGACGGCAGTTATCGCCTCAAAGGCAACAAGATCTTCATCTCCGGTGGCGACCACTCGCTGTCGGAAAACATCGTGCACATGGTGCTGGCCAAATTGCCGGACGCACCTGCGGGTGTGAAGGGCATTTCGCTGTTTATCGTGCCCAAGTTCCTGGTCAACGATGACGGCAGCCTGGGCGAACGCAACGATGTGTTGCTGGCCGGGCTGTTTCACAAGATGGGCTGGCGCGGCACCACGTCCACGGCGCTCAACTTCGGCGATAACGGCAACTGCGTCGGCTACTTGGTGGGCAAACCGCACCAGGGCCTGAGCTGCATGTTCCAGATGATGAATGAAGCACGTATTGGCGTGGGCATGGGCGCGGTGATGCTCGGTTACGCCGGCTACCTCTACTCGCTGGACTACGCCCGCGAACGGCCCCAGGGTCGCCTGCCCGATAGCAAAGACCCAGGCACCGCACCAGTGGCGATCATTCAGCACGCCGATATCAAGCGCATGTTGCTGACCCAGAAAGCCTATGTGGAAGGCGCCTTTGACCTGGGCCTTTACGCAGCCCGACTGTTTGACGACACCACCACCCTGGCAACCGACACCGAGCGCAAGCACGCCCACGAACTGCTGGACCTGCTCACCCCCATCGTCAAATCCTGGCCGTCGGAGTTTTGCCTCAAGGCCAACGAACTGGCGATCCAGATTCTCGGCGGCCACGGCTACACCCGCGAATACCCGGTGGAGCAGTACTACCGCGACAACCGCTTGAACCCGATCCATGAAGGCACCCACGGCATCCAGTCCCTGGACTTGCTAGGGCGCAAATTGGCGCAGAACGGCGGTGCCGGCTTGAAGCAATTGATTCGCCTGATTGCCGAAACCTTGGCCCGTGCGCAGAAGTACTCCTCACTCACGGCACTGCGAGAGCCATTGGAGCAACTGGTCAACCGACTGCAAGGCGTCACGATTGGCCTGCTGACCGATCTCGCCCAGGGCAAGGTCAACAGCAGCCTGGCGAACTCGGCGCTGTACTTGAAAGTGTTCGGGCACACGGTGATTGGCTGGCGCTGGCTGGAACAGGCGATCCGCGCTGAAGAAGGGCTGGCCAAGGGTGAAGCGGCCGATGCGGCCTTCTACAAGGGCAAGCTCCAGGCCGCCCGGTACTTCCTGACTTGGGAAGTACCGAGCTGCCATCACGAACTGGCAATTCTGGAGGCACGCGACGATACGTGCCTGGGGATGCAGGATGAGTGGTTCTAA
- the putA gene encoding trifunctional transcriptional regulator/proline dehydrogenase/L-glutamate gamma-semialdehyde dehydrogenase: protein MATTTLGVKLDDPTRERLKAAATSIDRTPHWLIKQAIFNYLEKLEGGATLSELNGLSSKDAEDAGEIQADHAHQCFLEFAESILPQSVLRASITAAYRRPEPEVVPMLIEQARLPADMAEATNKLAATIAEKLRNQKSAGGRAGIVQGLLQEFSLSSQEGVALMCLAEALLRIPDKGTRDALIRDKISTGNWQPHLGNSPSLFVNAATWGLLLTGKLVATHNEAGLTSSLSRIIGKSGEPMIRKGVDMAMRLMGEQFVTGETIAEALANASKFEAKGFRYSYDMLGEAALTEHDAQKYLASYEQAIHSIGKASHGRGIYEGPGISIKLSALHPRYSRAQYERVMDELYPRLLSLTLLAKQYDIGLNIDAEEADRLELSLDLLERLCFEPQLTGWNGIGFVIQAYQKRCPYVIDYVIDLARRSRHRLMIRLVKGAYWDSEIKRAQVEGLEGYPVYTRKVYTDVSYIACARKLLSVPEAIYPQFATHNAHTLSAIYHIAGQNYYPGQYEFQCLHGMGEPLYEQVVGKVSEGKLNRPCRVYAPVGTHETLLAYLVRRLLENGANTSFVNRIADQSISIQELVADPVASIEQMATLEGGFGLPHPRIPLPRDLYGSDRANSAGIDLANEHRLASLSCALLATAHNNWKAAPMLGCASSQEAAQPVLNPSDLRDVVGHVQEATVEDVDNAIQCAISAAPIWQATPPAERAAILERAADLMEGEIQPLMGLLAREAGKTFANAIAEVREAVDFLRYYAVQARNDFTNDAHRPLGPVVCISPWNFPLAIFSGQVAAALAAGNPVLAKPAEQTPLVAAQAVRILLEAGIPEGVLQLLPGQGESVGARLVGDDRVKGVMFTGSTEVARLLQRNVAGRLDAQGRPIPLIAETGGQNAMIVDSSALTEQVVIDVVSSAFDSAGQRCSALRVLCLQEDSADRVIEMLKGAMAECRLGNPERLSVDIGPVIDAEAKAGIEKHIQAMRDKGRNVYQVAIADGEEIKRGTFVMPTLIELESFDELQREIFGPVLHVVRYKRKEIDQLIGQINASGYGLTLGVHTRIDETIAKVIDNVNAGNVYVNRNIVGAVVGVQPFGGEGLSGTGPKAGGPLYLYRLLSTRPTNAIEQSFVRGDALTAPDVRLRDAMSQPLTALKTWADSHKFSELSALCTQFAAQSQSGITRQLAGPTGERNSYAILPREHVLCLAEVEGDLLTQLAAVLAVGGSAVWPETELTKALFPRLPRDIQAKIKRVADWTKDDVVFDAVLHHGDSDQLRAVCQQVAQRGGAIVGVHGLSQGETAIALERLVIERALSVNTAAAGGNASLMTIG, encoded by the coding sequence ATGGCAACGACCACCCTTGGGGTCAAACTCGACGACCCGACCCGCGAGCGCCTGAAAGCCGCCGCGACCTCCATTGATCGCACGCCGCACTGGCTGATCAAGCAGGCAATTTTCAATTACCTGGAGAAACTGGAGGGTGGTGCAACCCTGTCCGAGCTCAATGGCTTGAGCAGCAAGGACGCCGAAGACGCGGGCGAGATTCAGGCTGACCACGCCCACCAGTGCTTCCTTGAGTTCGCTGAAAGCATCCTGCCGCAATCGGTACTGCGCGCTTCGATCACCGCCGCTTACCGCCGTCCGGAACCGGAAGTGGTACCGATGCTGATCGAGCAGGCGCGCCTGCCGGCAGACATGGCCGAAGCCACCAACAAGCTGGCCGCCACCATTGCCGAAAAACTGCGCAACCAGAAGAGCGCCGGCGGCCGTGCCGGTATCGTCCAGGGCTTGCTGCAAGAATTCTCCCTGTCGTCCCAGGAAGGCGTGGCGCTGATGTGCCTGGCCGAAGCGCTGCTGCGCATCCCGGACAAAGGCACCCGTGACGCGCTGATCCGCGACAAGATCAGCACCGGCAACTGGCAGCCGCACCTGGGCAACAGCCCGTCGCTGTTCGTTAACGCCGCCACCTGGGGCCTGTTGCTGACCGGCAAACTGGTCGCCACCCACAACGAAGCGGGCCTGACCTCCTCCCTGAGCCGCATCATCGGCAAAAGCGGCGAGCCGATGATCCGCAAGGGCGTCGACATGGCCATGCGCCTGATGGGCGAACAGTTCGTCACCGGCGAAACCATCGCCGAAGCCCTGGCCAATGCGAGTAAGTTCGAAGCCAAGGGCTTCCGTTACTCCTACGACATGCTCGGTGAAGCCGCCCTCACCGAACACGATGCCCAGAAGTACCTGGCCTCGTATGAACAAGCCATTCACTCCATCGGCAAAGCCTCCCATGGCCGTGGGATCTATGAAGGCCCTGGCATCTCCATCAAGCTCTCCGCCCTGCACCCGCGCTACAGCCGTGCGCAGTACGAGCGCGTGATGGACGAACTGTACCCGCGTCTGCTGTCGCTGACCTTGCTGGCCAAGCAATACGACATCGGCCTGAACATCGACGCCGAAGAAGCCGACCGCCTGGAACTGTCCCTGGACCTGCTGGAGCGTCTGTGTTTCGAGCCGCAACTGACCGGCTGGAACGGTATCGGTTTTGTGATCCAGGCTTACCAGAAGCGTTGCCCGTATGTGATCGACTACGTCATCGACCTGGCCCGCCGCAGCCGCCATCGCCTGATGATCCGCCTGGTAAAAGGCGCGTACTGGGACAGCGAAATCAAACGCGCCCAGGTCGAGGGCCTGGAAGGCTACCCGGTGTACACCCGCAAGGTGTACACCGACGTTTCCTATATTGCCTGTGCACGCAAACTGCTGTCGGTGCCGGAAGCCATCTACCCGCAGTTCGCCACGCACAACGCCCACACCCTGTCGGCCATCTACCATATCGCCGGTCAGAACTATTACCCCGGCCAGTACGAGTTCCAATGCCTGCACGGCATGGGTGAACCGTTGTACGAGCAAGTGGTGGGCAAGGTATCCGAGGGCAAGCTGAACCGTCCGTGCCGTGTGTACGCGCCGGTCGGTACCCACGAAACACTGCTGGCCTACCTGGTACGCCGCCTGTTGGAAAACGGCGCCAACACCTCGTTCGTCAACCGCATCGCCGACCAATCGATCTCGATCCAGGAGCTGGTGGCCGATCCAGTGGCCAGCATCGAGCAGATGGCCACGCTGGAAGGCGGCTTCGGCTTGCCGCACCCGCGTATTCCACTGCCGCGTGACCTGTATGGCAGCGACCGCGCCAACTCGGCCGGTATCGACCTGGCCAACGAACACCGTCTGGCGTCGTTGTCCTGCGCCTTGCTGGCGACCGCGCACAACAACTGGAAAGCCGCGCCGATGCTCGGTTGCGCCTCCAGCCAGGAAGCGGCACAACCGGTGCTGAACCCGTCCGACCTGCGTGATGTGGTTGGCCACGTACAGGAAGCTACCGTCGAAGACGTCGACAACGCGATCCAGTGCGCGATCAGCGCCGCACCGATCTGGCAGGCCACCCCGCCCGCCGAACGCGCCGCGATCCTGGAGCGTGCCGCCGACCTGATGGAAGGCGAGATCCAGCCGCTGATGGGCCTGCTGGCCCGTGAAGCCGGCAAGACCTTCGCCAACGCCATCGCCGAAGTGCGTGAAGCCGTGGACTTCCTGCGCTACTACGCAGTGCAGGCACGCAACGATTTTACCAATGACGCCCATCGCCCACTGGGCCCGGTGGTCTGCATCAGCCCGTGGAACTTCCCGCTGGCGATCTTCAGCGGCCAAGTCGCGGCTGCCCTGGCTGCCGGTAACCCGGTGCTGGCCAAGCCTGCCGAACAAACTCCGCTGGTCGCCGCCCAAGCCGTGCGCATCCTGCTCGAAGCCGGCATTCCGGAAGGCGTGCTGCAACTGCTGCCGGGCCAGGGTGAAAGCGTCGGCGCCCGCCTGGTGGGTGATGATCGCGTCAAAGGCGTGATGTTCACTGGTTCCACCGAAGTTGCTCGCTTGTTGCAACGCAATGTCGCAGGGCGCCTGGATGCCCAGGGTCGCCCGATCCCGCTGATCGCTGAAACCGGTGGCCAGAACGCGATGATCGTTGATTCGTCGGCGCTCACCGAACAGGTGGTGATCGACGTGGTGTCGTCGGCCTTCGACAGCGCCGGTCAACGTTGCTCGGCCCTGCGCGTATTGTGCCTGCAGGAAGATTCGGCAGACCGCGTCATCGAAATGCTCAAGGGCGCCATGGCTGAATGCCGCCTGGGCAACCCGGAACGCCTGTCGGTGGATATCGGCCCAGTGATCGACGCCGAAGCCAAGGCCGGCATCGAGAAGCACATCCAGGCCATGCGCGACAAAGGCCGCAACGTTTATCAGGTTGCAATTGCCGATGGTGAAGAGATCAAGCGCGGCACCTTTGTGATGCCAACCCTGATCGAGCTGGAAAGCTTCGACGAGCTGCAACGTGAAATTTTCGGTCCGGTACTGCACGTGGTGCGCTACAAGCGTAAAGAAATCGACCAGTTGATCGGCCAGATCAACGCGTCGGGCTACGGTCTGACCCTGGGCGTGCATACCCGCATCGACGAGACCATCGCCAAGGTGATCGACAACGTCAACGCCGGTAACGTCTACGTCAACCGCAACATCGTGGGTGCCGTGGTCGGCGTGCAGCCGTTCGGCGGCGAAGGCCTGTCGGGCACTGGCCCGAAAGCCGGCGGCCCGTTGTATCTGTACCGCCTGCTGTCGACTCGTCCTACCAACGCGATCGAGCAATCCTTCGTACGTGGCGACGCATTGACTGCACCGGACGTACGCCTGCGCGACGCCATGAGCCAACCGCTGACTGCCCTGAAAACCTGGGCCGACAGCCACAAGTTCAGTGAGCTGAGCGCGCTGTGCACGCAGTTCGCGGCGCAATCACAAAGCGGTATCACCCGGCAACTGGCCGGCCCGACCGGCGAGCGCAACAGCTACGCGATCCTGCCGCGTGAACACGTGCTGTGCCTGGCTGAAGTGGAAGGCGATCTGCTGACCCAACTGGCGGCAGTGCTGGCCGTCGGCGGTTCGGCGGTATGGCCGGAAACCGAGCTGACCAAGGCCCTGTTCCCACGCCTGCCGCGAGACATTCAGGCGAAGATCAAGCGCGTGGCCGACTGGACCAAGGACGACGTAGTGTTTGACGCCGTGCTGCATCACGGTGATTCCGACCAATTGCGTGCGGTGTGCCAGCAAGTGGCGCAGCGCGGTGGGGCGATTGTCGGGGTGCATGGCCTGTCGCAAGGCGAAACGGCGATTGCGCTGGAGCGCCTGGTGATCGAGCGCGCATTGAGCGTAAACACTGCTGCGGCAGGTGGTAACGCCAGCTTGATGACCATCGGCTAA
- the putP gene encoding sodium/proline symporter PutP — translation MSVSNPTLITFVIYIAAMVLIGLMAYRSTNNLSDYILGGRSLGSVVTALSAGASDMSGWLLMGLPGAIYMSGLSESWIAIGLIAGAYLNWLFVAGRLRVQTEHNGDALTLPDYFSSRFEDKSGLLRIISAVVILVFFTIYCASGIVAGARLFESTFGMSYETALWAGAAATIAYTFIGGFLAVSWTDTVQATLMIFALILTPIIVLLATGGVDTTFLAIEAKDPTNFDMLKNTTFIGIISLMGWGLGYFGQPHILARFMAADSVKSIANARRISMTWMILCLGGTVAVGFFGIAYFSAHPEVAGPVTENPERVFIELAKILFNPWVAGVLLSAILAAVMSTLSCQLLVCSSALTEDFYKAFLRKGASQLELVWVGRIMVLVVALIAIAMAANPENRVLGLVSYAWAGFGAAFGPVVLISVIWKNMTRNGALAGILVGAITVIVWKHFELLGLYEIIPGFIFASLAIYFVSKMGAPTVGMVERFDAAEKDYNLNK, via the coding sequence ATGAGCGTTAGCAATCCAACCCTGATCACGTTCGTGATCTACATCGCAGCAATGGTGCTGATCGGCTTGATGGCCTATCGCTCCACCAACAACCTTTCCGATTACATCCTCGGCGGTCGCAGCCTCGGTAGCGTGGTGACAGCCTTGTCGGCCGGTGCTTCCGACATGAGCGGCTGGTTGTTGATGGGCCTGCCGGGCGCCATCTACATGTCCGGCCTGTCGGAAAGCTGGATTGCCATCGGCCTGATCGCCGGTGCTTACCTCAACTGGTTGTTCGTGGCTGGCCGCCTGCGGGTGCAGACCGAACACAACGGCGACGCCCTGACTCTGCCGGATTACTTCTCCAGCCGCTTCGAAGATAAAAGCGGCCTGCTGCGGATCATCTCGGCAGTGGTGATCCTGGTGTTCTTCACCATCTATTGCGCCTCCGGCATTGTCGCTGGTGCCCGCCTGTTCGAAAGCACCTTCGGCATGTCCTACGAGACCGCGCTGTGGGCCGGTGCTGCGGCAACGATTGCCTACACCTTTATCGGTGGTTTCCTGGCGGTCAGCTGGACCGACACCGTACAAGCCACGCTGATGATCTTCGCGCTGATCCTGACGCCGATCATCGTGCTGCTGGCCACCGGCGGCGTAGACACCACGTTCCTGGCCATTGAAGCCAAAGACCCGACCAACTTCGACATGCTGAAAAACACCACCTTCATCGGCATCATCTCGCTGATGGGCTGGGGCCTGGGCTACTTCGGCCAGCCGCACATCCTGGCGCGTTTCATGGCGGCCGACTCGGTGAAGTCGATTGCCAACGCACGTCGCATCTCCATGACCTGGATGATCCTGTGCCTGGGCGGCACCGTGGCGGTGGGCTTCTTCGGTATCGCTTACTTCTCGGCGCATCCGGAAGTGGCTGGCCCGGTAACTGAAAACCCTGAGCGTGTGTTTATCGAACTGGCCAAGATCCTGTTCAATCCTTGGGTTGCCGGTGTGTTGCTGTCGGCCATTCTGGCGGCTGTGATGAGCACCTTGAGCTGCCAGTTGCTGGTGTGCTCCAGCGCCCTGACCGAAGACTTCTACAAGGCGTTCCTGCGCAAAGGCGCTTCCCAGCTTGAGCTGGTTTGGGTCGGTCGCATCATGGTGCTGGTAGTGGCCTTGATCGCTATCGCCATGGCCGCCAACCCGGAAAACCGTGTGCTGGGCCTGGTCAGCTACGCCTGGGCCGGTTTCGGCGCTGCGTTCGGCCCTGTGGTGCTGATCTCGGTGATCTGGAAAAACATGACCCGCAACGGCGCACTGGCCGGCATCCTGGTCGGCGCGATCACCGTGATCGTGTGGAAGCACTTCGAACTGCTGGGTCTGTACGAAATCATCCCAGGCTTCATCTTCGCCAGCCTGGCGATCTACTTCGTGAGCAAGATGGGCGCACCGACGGTTGGTATGGTCGAGCGTTTTGATGCTGCGGAAAAAGACTACAACCTCAACAAATAA
- a CDS encoding type VI secretion system tip protein VgrG, which yields MFAPANQSVFTLALDGAPSDLKVYEFSGSEAISQPYRFELELVSEQPDIDLESLLHRQVYLGFDDCGHGVHGLVYRVAQGDSGRRLTRYQLSLAPHLAYLAHSSHQRIFQHQTVPQIVAQVLAGQGIHSDSFEFRLSGQYPEREYCVQFGETDLAFIQRLCAEVGIHYHFQHCPDAHLLVFGDDQTVFAQVDQPTPYRPGSGMVAQAPAIKRFTLQLATRTTAVNLRDYDFCKPHLELQSTAADAQLPKLEAQQFPGYFSDRAHGKYLAQRSLERQRSDYRIAQGQSDEPALAGGRFLQLREHPREEWNDIWLVTQVTHEGKQPQVLEEAVTEVVGGAFRQGYGNTFVATPWDAIFRPPLPEQPRPTIAGYQSAVVTGPVDSEIHCDDYGRVKVQLAWDRIGEHNDHASCWLRVASGWAHDRYGVVLIPRVGMEVLVGFVNGDLDMPLVVGCLPNAARPMPLDLPADKTRSILRSQSSPGGGGYNELRIEDRKGAEEIYLRAQRDWTQHVLHDQQVQVDNQRRMRVGGESHHELQGQEQRITHGNRLTELKQDDHLAVGGSQYMRAGQTIQLGAGQSIVIDAGASVTIQAGGQSITLSAGGIFSSVPIQPGGAPVPAAPPLMPGVKETLLAVIPAPLSPAQAASLTRSAPFCEECERCKNGQCDISAHARSFP from the coding sequence ATGTTCGCTCCTGCCAACCAAAGTGTATTTACCCTGGCCCTGGATGGGGCGCCCAGTGACCTCAAGGTGTATGAGTTCAGTGGCTCCGAGGCCATCAGCCAGCCTTACCGTTTCGAACTTGAGCTGGTCAGCGAGCAGCCGGATATCGACCTGGAGAGCTTGCTGCATCGTCAGGTATACCTGGGTTTCGATGACTGCGGCCATGGGGTGCATGGCCTGGTGTACCGGGTCGCCCAGGGCGATTCCGGACGGCGCCTGACGCGCTACCAGCTCAGCCTGGCGCCGCACCTGGCGTATCTGGCGCATAGCAGTCATCAGCGGATTTTCCAGCATCAGACGGTGCCGCAGATCGTTGCGCAGGTGTTGGCGGGGCAGGGCATCCACAGTGACAGCTTTGAGTTCCGGCTGAGCGGTCAATACCCTGAACGTGAGTATTGCGTGCAATTCGGTGAGACGGATCTGGCGTTCATCCAACGCCTGTGTGCCGAAGTCGGCATTCACTATCACTTTCAGCATTGCCCCGATGCTCATTTGCTGGTGTTTGGCGATGACCAGACGGTATTTGCCCAGGTCGATCAGCCCACGCCGTACCGGCCTGGGTCGGGCATGGTTGCCCAGGCGCCGGCGATCAAGCGTTTCACACTGCAATTGGCAACCCGCACCACGGCGGTCAATCTGCGCGATTACGATTTTTGCAAACCGCACCTCGAGCTGCAAAGCACGGCGGCCGACGCGCAGTTGCCCAAGCTTGAGGCGCAGCAGTTCCCCGGCTATTTTTCCGACCGGGCCCATGGCAAGTACCTCGCCCAGCGTAGCCTGGAGCGGCAGCGCAGCGACTACCGCATCGCCCAGGGGCAAAGCGACGAGCCGGCCTTGGCCGGCGGCAGGTTCCTGCAATTGAGGGAGCACCCGCGCGAGGAGTGGAATGACATATGGCTGGTCACCCAAGTCACCCACGAAGGCAAACAGCCCCAGGTGCTGGAGGAAGCGGTCACCGAGGTGGTTGGCGGGGCGTTTCGTCAGGGGTATGGCAACACCTTTGTTGCCACGCCGTGGGATGCAATCTTTCGCCCGCCCTTGCCTGAGCAGCCGCGCCCGACCATAGCGGGCTACCAAAGCGCGGTGGTCACCGGCCCGGTCGACAGTGAAATCCATTGCGACGACTACGGCCGGGTCAAGGTGCAGTTGGCCTGGGACCGTATCGGCGAGCACAACGACCACGCGAGTTGTTGGTTGCGTGTCGCCAGCGGCTGGGCCCATGACCGCTATGGTGTGGTGTTGATTCCCAGGGTTGGCATGGAGGTGTTGGTAGGTTTCGTCAATGGTGACCTGGACATGCCGCTGGTGGTGGGCTGCCTGCCCAATGCCGCCAGGCCAATGCCCCTCGACCTGCCGGCGGACAAGACCCGCAGCATCCTGCGTAGCCAGAGCAGCCCGGGCGGTGGAGGCTACAACGAACTGCGCATCGAAGACCGCAAGGGTGCCGAGGAAATCTACCTGCGCGCCCAGCGGGACTGGACCCAGCATGTGCTGCATGACCAGCAGGTGCAGGTCGATAACCAGCGCCGTATGCGGGTGGGCGGCGAGTCGCACCATGAGCTGCAAGGCCAGGAGCAGCGCATTACCCATGGCAATCGCCTCACTGAGCTCAAGCAGGATGATCATCTGGCGGTCGGCGGTTCGCAGTACATGCGTGCCGGGCAGACCATTCAATTGGGCGCTGGGCAAAGCATCGTCATTGATGCCGGTGCCAGCGTGACGATTCAAGCGGGCGGGCAGTCGATCACGCTGTCGGCGGGCGGGATATTCAGCAGTGTGCCGATCCAGCCAGGCGGCGCGCCTGTTCCGGCGGCGCCGCCGTTAATGCCGGGGGTGAAGGAAACATTGTTGGCCGTTATTCCCGCGCCGCTAAGCCCTGCGCAAGCGGCCAGCCTCACGCGCAGTGCGCCGTTTTGCGAAGAGTGTGAGCGCTGCAAAAACGGGCAGTGCGATATCAGCGCCCACGCACGGAGTTTCCCCTGA
- a CDS encoding DUF4123 domain-containing protein yields MASPLTPSAWLAQKPLQPDEQLYVVMGSTSEAKPFAAWQTMAVAPPPQPVWAGTPYADWNEVMPYVGIVEPGSAFLDWVATTQAVDWGWLAVSSCPLEVVIDHLKGLTQVYLPEDQPVFLRFWDGAQFLPMLQQLGDDAATVLPVFQRYLINGQSLAVSPRQVAAAKPSPWWRVPAPLLASLAQHSPQVLIDNVLQWLQEQRPDLYTAFTPTILQHKVAYFARRPDISHAELADYLGAQLS; encoded by the coding sequence ATGGCCTCACCCTTGACGCCCAGCGCCTGGCTGGCCCAAAAACCGTTGCAGCCTGATGAGCAGCTATACGTCGTCATGGGCAGCACCAGCGAGGCCAAGCCGTTTGCAGCCTGGCAAACCATGGCGGTCGCACCACCGCCGCAACCGGTGTGGGCGGGCACGCCCTATGCCGATTGGAATGAGGTGATGCCTTATGTTGGCATTGTCGAGCCTGGCAGTGCTTTTCTCGACTGGGTAGCCACCACCCAGGCCGTGGACTGGGGCTGGCTGGCGGTGTCTTCGTGCCCGTTGGAGGTTGTGATCGATCACTTGAAGGGTTTGACCCAGGTGTACCTGCCTGAAGACCAGCCGGTATTTTTGCGCTTCTGGGATGGCGCTCAGTTTTTGCCGATGTTGCAGCAGTTGGGTGACGATGCCGCCACTGTGCTGCCCGTATTCCAGCGTTACTTAATCAACGGCCAGTCGTTGGCAGTCTCGCCCCGCCAGGTGGCTGCGGCCAAACCCAGCCCTTGGTGGCGAGTGCCGGCGCCATTGTTGGCAAGCCTGGCGCAACACTCGCCCCAGGTGCTGATCGACAACGTGTTGCAATGGCTCCAGGAGCAGCGTCCCGACTTATACACTGCGTTTACACCCACGATCCTGCAGCACAAGGTCGCCTACTTCGCACGCAGGCCGGATATCAGCCATGCCGAGTTGGCGGACTACCTTGGCGCACAACTGAGTTAA
- a CDS encoding 23S rRNA (adenine(2030)-N(6))-methyltransferase RlmJ produces MNYRHAFHAGNHADVFKHLTLTRLIALMSRKEQPFAYLDTHAGIGLYDLQGDQANRTGEYLEGIARLWGASDLPPLTADYMRVLHEMNPDGQLRYYPGSPELARRLTRPQDRVLLNEKHPEDGVLLKDNMKGDRRVKVHLGEGWHVPRALLPVPEKRALMLIDPPFEKLDEMQRCAASLKEAVSRMRQTVAAIWYPVKDQRMLRRFYQDLAGTGAPKLLRVELLVHPLDTPNTLTGSGLAIANPPWGLEEELRELLPWLSKKLGQTQGGWQMDWLIAE; encoded by the coding sequence ATGAATTATCGTCACGCCTTTCACGCCGGCAACCACGCCGATGTCTTCAAACACCTGACCTTGACCCGCCTCATCGCCCTGATGTCGCGCAAGGAGCAGCCGTTCGCCTACCTCGACACCCATGCCGGCATTGGCCTGTACGACTTGCAGGGCGACCAGGCCAACCGCACCGGTGAGTACCTGGAAGGCATCGCTCGCCTGTGGGGCGCAAGTGACCTGCCGCCGCTCACCGCGGACTACATGCGCGTGCTGCACGAGATGAACCCGGACGGCCAGTTGCGCTACTACCCGGGCTCGCCGGAGCTGGCGCGACGCCTCACGCGTCCCCAGGACCGTGTGCTGCTCAACGAGAAGCACCCCGAAGATGGCGTGCTGCTCAAGGACAATATGAAGGGTGATCGCCGGGTCAAAGTGCATCTGGGCGAAGGCTGGCATGTGCCGCGTGCCCTGTTGCCGGTGCCGGAAAAACGCGCGTTGATGCTGATCGACCCGCCGTTCGAGAAGCTCGACGAAATGCAGCGTTGTGCGGCGTCCCTCAAGGAAGCCGTCAGCCGCATGCGCCAGACGGTCGCGGCGATCTGGTACCCGGTGAAAGACCAGCGCATGTTGCGCCGCTTCTACCAGGACCTGGCCGGTACCGGTGCGCCGAAGCTGCTGCGGGTGGAACTGCTGGTGCATCCACTGGACACGCCCAACACCCTGACCGGCTCGGGCCTGGCGATTGCCAACCCGCCGTGGGGCTTGGAAGAGGAGCTGCGCGAGTTGCTGCCGTGGCTGTCAAAGAAGCTTGGCCAGACCCAGGGTGGGTGGCAGATGGATTGGCTGATCGCCGAATAA